The following coding sequences lie in one Aricia agestis chromosome 18, ilAriAges1.1, whole genome shotgun sequence genomic window:
- the LOC121735776 gene encoding formin-binding protein 4-like: MLNSDGTGDPRTEEKWRKVVGGEEDSLSSTHLQVTATENVDELTVNDVPYECTPIPEDIWNTPGTSSQPTVAPPPLPPQPPAPKQPAAPEETQWQPPKKKKKSEDPVFKIFKECEETAREYERERDRIVHELERERIRQRDVELHLQAQWLEFMKEALKVLRMYLERSE; encoded by the exons ATGCTAAACAGTGATGGCACTGGAGACCCTCGAACAGAGGAGAAGTGGCGGAAG GTTGTTGGTGGGGAAGAAGATAGCTTGTCAAGTACTCATCTGCAAGTTACAGCCACCGAAAATGTAGATGAATTGACTGTCAACGATGTTCCCTATGAATGTACTCCAATTCCTGAAG ATATATGGAATACTCCAGGAACGAGCAGTCAACCTACAGTCGCTCCGCCGCCTCTTCCTCCACAACCACCAGCACCTAAACAACCAGCAGCTCCAGAAGAAACCCAGTGGCAACCaccaaaaaagaagaaaaagtccGAAGacccagtttttaaaatatttaaggagtGTGAGGAGACTGCAAGGGAGTATGAAAGGGAGCGTGACCGAATTGTGCACGAATTAGAACGAGAGAGGATTCGACAGCGTGATGTAGAGCTTCATTTACAAGCTCAGTGGTTGGAATTTATGAAAGAGGCTTTGAAAGTATTAAGAATGTATTTGGAGAGAAGTGAGTAG